The following proteins come from a genomic window of Bacteroidales bacterium:
- a CDS encoding amino acid permease codes for MKESPPIAFRRNLRLIDSTALVAGSMIGSGIFIVSADMSRQLGSPGWLLVAWLITGVMTLIAALSYGELAGMMPKAGGQYVYLREAYNPLTGFLYGWTLFLVIQTGTIAAVAMAFAKFTGVLIPWVSEKNIWLDMGIIKFNTVHIIAISSLIILTWINTRGIKTGKVVQNTFTLTKVFLLFVFIVAGLIIFKGNGASALNREIFWDAATMNENGLLESLTGFALLAVIGTSMVGSLFSSDAWNNITFTAGEIINPKRNIPLSLFFGTLIVTVIYVLVNLVYMNTLPLRGEQAASGVFEQGMQFATNDRLGTASMTMILGESAAVVMAILVMISTFGCNNGLILSGARVYYAMAQDGLFFKSTGRLNRFGVPSISLYVQCIWACLLCLSGTYSNLLDYVIFSVLIFYIMTIIAVFVLRRKQPDAKRPYKAIGYPVLPALYVIAALFIMIVLLIYKPLYTWPGLIIVCVGFPVYYLWKRNKTKHLQ; via the coding sequence ATGAAAGAATCACCACCTATTGCATTCAGGAGAAATCTTCGGTTAATAGATTCTACTGCGCTGGTAGCGGGTTCCATGATAGGCTCGGGTATTTTTATCGTTAGTGCAGATATGTCGAGGCAACTGGGTTCTCCGGGATGGTTACTCGTAGCATGGCTCATCACCGGAGTCATGACGCTGATAGCTGCGCTGAGCTACGGCGAGCTGGCAGGAATGATGCCTAAAGCCGGCGGGCAATACGTTTATCTTCGCGAAGCCTATAACCCTCTGACCGGATTTTTATATGGTTGGACCTTGTTTCTTGTGATACAAACCGGAACCATTGCTGCCGTTGCCATGGCTTTTGCCAAGTTCACCGGCGTGCTTATTCCATGGGTATCTGAAAAAAACATATGGCTCGACATGGGTATTATTAAATTTAATACGGTTCACATTATCGCAATATCTTCACTCATTATTTTAACATGGATTAATACAAGGGGAATTAAAACAGGCAAAGTTGTACAAAACACATTTACATTGACAAAGGTTTTTTTACTTTTTGTATTTATTGTTGCTGGCTTAATCATTTTTAAGGGGAATGGTGCATCAGCTTTAAACAGGGAAATATTTTGGGATGCAGCAACAATGAATGAAAATGGTCTTTTAGAATCCCTGACAGGTTTTGCGTTGCTGGCTGTCATAGGAACTTCCATGGTTGGTTCCTTGTTTTCTTCTGATGCGTGGAACAACATCACTTTTACTGCAGGGGAAATCATCAATCCCAAAAGAAATATTCCCCTGAGTTTGTTTTTCGGGACCCTGATAGTTACAGTCATCTATGTATTAGTGAATCTTGTTTACATGAACACGCTGCCCTTAAGGGGAGAGCAGGCAGCAAGCGGAGTTTTTGAGCAGGGGATGCAATTTGCCACCAACGACAGGCTGGGAACAGCTTCCATGACGATGATTTTAGGCGAGTCGGCTGCGGTGGTGATGGCTATACTGGTGATGATTTCGACTTTTGGATGCAACAATGGATTAATACTTTCAGGAGCTAGGGTGTATTATGCAATGGCGCAGGACGGACTGTTTTTTAAAAGCACGGGCAGACTGAACAGATTCGGGGTCCCCTCCATCAGTTTGTATGTACAGTGTATATGGGCGTGCCTGTTATGCCTGAGTGGTACTTATTCAAACCTGCTAGATTATGTGATATTTTCCGTGCTGATATTTTATATCATGACAATAATTGCAGTATTTGTTTTACGCCGCAAACAACCGGACGCTAAAAGGCCCTACAAAGCAATTGGCTACCCTGTATTGCCCGCATTGTATGTTATTGCGGCACTATTCATTATGATTGTATTGCTGATATATAAACCCTTGTACACATGGCCGGGACTTATCATTGTTTGTGTGGGATTTCCTGTTTATTATTTATGGAAAAGAAATAAAACCAAACACCTTCAATAA
- the gdhA gene encoding NADP-specific glutamate dehydrogenase, whose product MNVEKIMNELEKKHPGELEYLQAVREVLESIEEVVNQNPQFEAAGIIDRLVEPDRILTFKVPWVDDKGEVHVNLGYRVQFNGAIGPYKGGIRFHPSVNLSILKFLGFEQIFKNSLTSLPMGGGKGGSDFNAKGRSNNEIMRFCQSFMLELWKMIGPETDVPAGDIGVGGKEIGYMFGMYKKLTNEHVGVLTGKGLNWGGSLVRPEATGFGGIYFLDQMLKSMGTDLKGKTVSISGFGNVAWGAALKATELGAKVVTISGPDGYIYDPDGISGKKIDYMLELRASNQDIVKPYADKFPGSKFVQGKRPWEVKVDIALPCATQNELNGENAKALIANGVKVVAEVSNMGCTPEAVEAFHAAKIPFGPGKAVNAGGVATSGLEMTQNSMKISWNREEVDARLHDIMNNIHAACVKYGKGADGYINYVKGANIAGFMKVAQAMLDQGVI is encoded by the coding sequence ATGAACGTAGAAAAAATTATGAACGAACTCGAGAAAAAACATCCGGGAGAACTGGAATATTTGCAGGCAGTTCGTGAAGTATTGGAATCCATTGAGGAAGTTGTTAACCAAAACCCTCAGTTCGAAGCAGCAGGAATTATCGACAGACTTGTTGAGCCTGACAGAATCTTAACTTTCAAAGTCCCCTGGGTTGATGATAAAGGCGAAGTTCATGTTAACCTCGGATATCGTGTACAGTTCAACGGCGCCATTGGACCTTACAAAGGCGGAATCCGTTTCCACCCGAGCGTTAACCTCAGTATTTTAAAGTTTTTAGGTTTTGAGCAGATCTTCAAGAACAGTTTAACCTCATTACCAATGGGTGGTGGTAAAGGAGGTTCTGATTTCAACGCCAAAGGCAGGTCAAACAACGAAATCATGCGTTTCTGTCAATCATTCATGCTCGAATTATGGAAAATGATCGGTCCCGAAACGGATGTCCCTGCTGGTGATATTGGTGTGGGTGGAAAAGAAATCGGATATATGTTTGGTATGTACAAAAAACTTACTAACGAACACGTTGGCGTATTAACCGGAAAAGGCCTGAACTGGGGCGGTTCACTCGTTCGTCCCGAAGCTACAGGTTTCGGTGGAATTTATTTCCTTGACCAGATGCTCAAATCCATGGGTACTGATTTAAAAGGCAAAACCGTTTCTATCTCAGGTTTTGGCAACGTAGCATGGGGCGCAGCGCTTAAAGCTACTGAACTCGGAGCCAAAGTTGTTACCATCAGTGGCCCGGACGGATACATTTATGATCCAGATGGAATTTCCGGTAAAAAAATTGACTATATGCTCGAACTCAGAGCTTCTAACCAGGACATCGTAAAACCTTATGCAGATAAATTCCCCGGTTCAAAATTTGTTCAGGGAAAACGTCCATGGGAAGTAAAAGTTGACATTGCTCTGCCTTGTGCAACTCAGAACGAACTCAATGGAGAAAATGCAAAAGCTCTTATTGCCAATGGCGTTAAAGTTGTTGCTGAAGTTTCCAACATGGGATGCACTCCTGAAGCAGTTGAGGCTTTCCACGCTGCCAAAATTCCTTTTGGCCCTGGTAAAGCCGTTAACGCCGGTGGTGTTGCAACCTCAGGTCTCGAAATGACTCAGAACTCTATGAAAATTAGCTGGAACAGAGAAGAAGTTGATGCCAGGTTACATGATATTATGAACAACATTCATGCTGCTTGTGTAAAATATGGTAAAGGAGCAGACGGTTATATAAACTACGTTAAAGGAGCAAACATTGCAGGCTTTATGAAAGTTGCCCAGGCAATGTTAGATCAAGGAGTTATTTAA